The Panicum hallii strain FIL2 chromosome 9, PHallii_v3.1, whole genome shotgun sequence genome has a window encoding:
- the LOC112874808 gene encoding VAN3-binding protein-like isoform X1 — protein MEHFRRGVELGMASFQRCHPLSCQMAESAPFDAQKAAIRCKEKSRRSKCCHPEELPVIPEQAMEYLSRTWSPSSSDLFQILSPSSLGSSPEDSGRDEAGDRGEDEEKHVDTIHSDGGTSQLFNQTWRVVASGKPSSRQRRHKLVQPAWVSKDRAQDTHKILNVGNMKAMLRGFLLDSVPVTGSRRRRRRDELRLHSAQAHAAVSVAQLAAAVAGIVSVCELRPAATASASDKRLDTVLASAAALVATVCAEAAETAGANRGRVTSAVRTGLESRSSAELLTLTATAATCLRGAAALKQRVADLRGISSGSNATAMSISAGIQKGTTLRVCLPCGRVRVRTVSVFPQRGGGGSAVALRLGKKRLHGAFATYKDYVVAAVREGGGEAVVEGRPAFPVALVTEEEGATVQLLFEHQTPCKVWKAAIEGMLAEQKLKRGSY, from the exons ATGGAGCATTTCAGGAGAGGGGTGGAGCTTGGGATGGCCTCCTTCCAGAGATGCCATCCGCTGTCATGTCAAATG GCAGAGAGCGCACCATTCGATGCGCAGAAGGCGGCTATCCGCTGTAAAGAGAAGTCACGGCGTTCTAAGTGCTGCCACCCCGAAGAGCTGCCGGTCATCCCTGAGCAGGCCATGGAGTACCTCTCTCGTACATGGAGCCCCTCCTCCTCGGATCTCTTCCAAATACTCTCCCCCAGT AGCCTAGGATCGTCCCCGGAGGACTCTGGTCGAGATGAAGCAGGAGACAGAGGTGAGGACGAAGAGAAGCATGTTGACACGATTCATTCCGATGGAGGAACAAGCCAATTGTTCAATCAGACTTGG AGAGTTGTAGCCAGTGGCAAGCCTAGCTCCAGACAGCGCCGGCACAAGCTAGTCCAGCCTGCCTGGGTAAGCAAGGACAGAGCACAAGATACTCATAAAATT CTCAACGTTGGGAACATGAAGGCGATGCTGCGAGGGTTCCTGCTGGACAGCGTGCCGGTCACCGGAagccggcggaggaggcggagggACGAGCTCCGGCTGCACTCggcgcaggcgcacgcggccgttTCGGTGGCGCAGCTCGCCGCGGCGGTGGCAGGCATCGTGTCCGTGTGCGAACTGAGGCCGGCCGCGACGGCCAGCGCCAGCGACAAGAGGCTGGACACGGTGCTCGCGTCCGCCGCGGCGCTAGTTGCCACCGTGTGCGCGGAGGCCGCGGAGACCGCCGGCGCCAACCGCGGCCGCGTCACGTCCGCCGTGAGGACCGGCCTCGAGAGCCGCTCGTCCGCGGAGCTACTCACCCTCACGGCCACCGCTGCCACAT GTCTGAGGGGAGCTGCAGCGCTGAAGCAGAGGGTCGCCGACCTCAGGGGAATTAGCAGCGGCAGCAACGCCACGGCCATGAGCATCAGCGCTGGCATCCAGAAGGGCACGACCCTCAGAGTCTGCCTGCCTTGTG GGAGGGTGCGGGTGAGGACGGTGTCCGTCTTCCctcagcgcggcggcggcggtagcgcGGTGGCGCTGAGGCTGGGGAAGAAGCGCCTCCACGGCGCGTTCGCCACCTACAAGGACT ATGTGGTCGCGGCGGtccgggagggcggcggcgaggcggtggTGGAGGGGCGGCCGGCGTTCCCCGTGGCGCTGGtcacggaggaggagggggcgacGGTGCAGCTGCTGTTCGAGCACCAGACGCCCTGCAAGGTCTGGAAGGCCGCCATCGAGGGGATGCTGGCCGAGCAGAAGCTCAAGCGCGGGAGCTACTGA
- the LOC112874808 gene encoding VAN3-binding protein-like isoform X2 has protein sequence MEHFRRGVELGMASFQRCHPLSCQMAESAPFDAQKAAIRCKEKSRRSKCCHPEELPVIPEQAMEYLSRTWSPSSSDLFQILSPSSLGSSPEDSGRDEAGDRGEDEEKHVDTIHSDGGTSQLFNQTWRVVASGKPSSRQRRHKLVQPAWLNVGNMKAMLRGFLLDSVPVTGSRRRRRRDELRLHSAQAHAAVSVAQLAAAVAGIVSVCELRPAATASASDKRLDTVLASAAALVATVCAEAAETAGANRGRVTSAVRTGLESRSSAELLTLTATAATCLRGAAALKQRVADLRGISSGSNATAMSISAGIQKGTTLRVCLPCGRVRVRTVSVFPQRGGGGSAVALRLGKKRLHGAFATYKDYVVAAVREGGGEAVVEGRPAFPVALVTEEEGATVQLLFEHQTPCKVWKAAIEGMLAEQKLKRGSY, from the exons ATGGAGCATTTCAGGAGAGGGGTGGAGCTTGGGATGGCCTCCTTCCAGAGATGCCATCCGCTGTCATGTCAAATG GCAGAGAGCGCACCATTCGATGCGCAGAAGGCGGCTATCCGCTGTAAAGAGAAGTCACGGCGTTCTAAGTGCTGCCACCCCGAAGAGCTGCCGGTCATCCCTGAGCAGGCCATGGAGTACCTCTCTCGTACATGGAGCCCCTCCTCCTCGGATCTCTTCCAAATACTCTCCCCCAGT AGCCTAGGATCGTCCCCGGAGGACTCTGGTCGAGATGAAGCAGGAGACAGAGGTGAGGACGAAGAGAAGCATGTTGACACGATTCATTCCGATGGAGGAACAAGCCAATTGTTCAATCAGACTTGG AGAGTTGTAGCCAGTGGCAAGCCTAGCTCCAGACAGCGCCGGCACAAGCTAGTCCAGCCTGCCTGG CTCAACGTTGGGAACATGAAGGCGATGCTGCGAGGGTTCCTGCTGGACAGCGTGCCGGTCACCGGAagccggcggaggaggcggagggACGAGCTCCGGCTGCACTCggcgcaggcgcacgcggccgttTCGGTGGCGCAGCTCGCCGCGGCGGTGGCAGGCATCGTGTCCGTGTGCGAACTGAGGCCGGCCGCGACGGCCAGCGCCAGCGACAAGAGGCTGGACACGGTGCTCGCGTCCGCCGCGGCGCTAGTTGCCACCGTGTGCGCGGAGGCCGCGGAGACCGCCGGCGCCAACCGCGGCCGCGTCACGTCCGCCGTGAGGACCGGCCTCGAGAGCCGCTCGTCCGCGGAGCTACTCACCCTCACGGCCACCGCTGCCACAT GTCTGAGGGGAGCTGCAGCGCTGAAGCAGAGGGTCGCCGACCTCAGGGGAATTAGCAGCGGCAGCAACGCCACGGCCATGAGCATCAGCGCTGGCATCCAGAAGGGCACGACCCTCAGAGTCTGCCTGCCTTGTG GGAGGGTGCGGGTGAGGACGGTGTCCGTCTTCCctcagcgcggcggcggcggtagcgcGGTGGCGCTGAGGCTGGGGAAGAAGCGCCTCCACGGCGCGTTCGCCACCTACAAGGACT ATGTGGTCGCGGCGGtccgggagggcggcggcgaggcggtggTGGAGGGGCGGCCGGCGTTCCCCGTGGCGCTGGtcacggaggaggagggggcgacGGTGCAGCTGCTGTTCGAGCACCAGACGCCCTGCAAGGTCTGGAAGGCCGCCATCGAGGGGATGCTGGCCGAGCAGAAGCTCAAGCGCGGGAGCTACTGA
- the LOC112874808 gene encoding VAN3-binding protein-like isoform X3, producing MEHFRRGVELGMASFQRCHPLSCQMAESAPFDAQKAAIRCKEKSRRSKCCHPEELPVIPEQAMEYLSRTWSPSSSDLFQILSPSSLGSSPEDSGRDEAGDRGEDEEKHVDTIHSDGGTSQLFNQTWLNVGNMKAMLRGFLLDSVPVTGSRRRRRRDELRLHSAQAHAAVSVAQLAAAVAGIVSVCELRPAATASASDKRLDTVLASAAALVATVCAEAAETAGANRGRVTSAVRTGLESRSSAELLTLTATAATCLRGAAALKQRVADLRGISSGSNATAMSISAGIQKGTTLRVCLPCGRVRVRTVSVFPQRGGGGSAVALRLGKKRLHGAFATYKDYVVAAVREGGGEAVVEGRPAFPVALVTEEEGATVQLLFEHQTPCKVWKAAIEGMLAEQKLKRGSY from the exons ATGGAGCATTTCAGGAGAGGGGTGGAGCTTGGGATGGCCTCCTTCCAGAGATGCCATCCGCTGTCATGTCAAATG GCAGAGAGCGCACCATTCGATGCGCAGAAGGCGGCTATCCGCTGTAAAGAGAAGTCACGGCGTTCTAAGTGCTGCCACCCCGAAGAGCTGCCGGTCATCCCTGAGCAGGCCATGGAGTACCTCTCTCGTACATGGAGCCCCTCCTCCTCGGATCTCTTCCAAATACTCTCCCCCAGT AGCCTAGGATCGTCCCCGGAGGACTCTGGTCGAGATGAAGCAGGAGACAGAGGTGAGGACGAAGAGAAGCATGTTGACACGATTCATTCCGATGGAGGAACAAGCCAATTGTTCAATCAGACTTGG CTCAACGTTGGGAACATGAAGGCGATGCTGCGAGGGTTCCTGCTGGACAGCGTGCCGGTCACCGGAagccggcggaggaggcggagggACGAGCTCCGGCTGCACTCggcgcaggcgcacgcggccgttTCGGTGGCGCAGCTCGCCGCGGCGGTGGCAGGCATCGTGTCCGTGTGCGAACTGAGGCCGGCCGCGACGGCCAGCGCCAGCGACAAGAGGCTGGACACGGTGCTCGCGTCCGCCGCGGCGCTAGTTGCCACCGTGTGCGCGGAGGCCGCGGAGACCGCCGGCGCCAACCGCGGCCGCGTCACGTCCGCCGTGAGGACCGGCCTCGAGAGCCGCTCGTCCGCGGAGCTACTCACCCTCACGGCCACCGCTGCCACAT GTCTGAGGGGAGCTGCAGCGCTGAAGCAGAGGGTCGCCGACCTCAGGGGAATTAGCAGCGGCAGCAACGCCACGGCCATGAGCATCAGCGCTGGCATCCAGAAGGGCACGACCCTCAGAGTCTGCCTGCCTTGTG GGAGGGTGCGGGTGAGGACGGTGTCCGTCTTCCctcagcgcggcggcggcggtagcgcGGTGGCGCTGAGGCTGGGGAAGAAGCGCCTCCACGGCGCGTTCGCCACCTACAAGGACT ATGTGGTCGCGGCGGtccgggagggcggcggcgaggcggtggTGGAGGGGCGGCCGGCGTTCCCCGTGGCGCTGGtcacggaggaggagggggcgacGGTGCAGCTGCTGTTCGAGCACCAGACGCCCTGCAAGGTCTGGAAGGCCGCCATCGAGGGGATGCTGGCCGAGCAGAAGCTCAAGCGCGGGAGCTACTGA
- the LOC112874324 gene encoding dynamin-related protein 1E-like isoform X1 produces the protein MATMENVIVLVNRIQRACTVLGDHGGGDGAASLPTLWEALPSVAVVGGQSSGKSSVLESIVGRDFLPRGSGIVTRRPLVLQLHKTQDGAQEYAEFLHLPKRRFTDFSLVRKEIEDETDRLTGKTKQISPVPIHLSIYSPHVVNLTLIDLPGLTKVAIEGQPESIVQDIENMVRSYVDKPNCIILAISPANQDIATSDAIKLARDVDPTGERTFGVLTKLDLMDKGTNALDVLEGRAYRLQHPWVGIVNRSQADINRNVDMIIARRKEQEFFASSPDYSHLASRMGSEYLAKLLSQQLEAVIRARIPSITSLINKTIDELESEMDHLGRPIASDAGAQLYLILELCRAFDKIFKEHLDGGRPGGDRIYGVFDNQLPSALRKLPFDRHLSVQNVKRVVSQADGYQPHLIAPEQGYRRLIESALNYFRGPAEASVDAVHFVLKELVRISIGETQELKRFPTLQAELAAACYEALERFREDSRKTTLRLVDMESAYLTVEFFRKLPQEIEKTGPGNPRAANPPPSSDDRYTDAHFRRIASNVSSYIGMVSETLKNTIPKSVVHCQVREAKRSLLNHFYTQVGRKDAKQLAVLLDEDPALMERRLQCFKRLELYKSARDEIDAVAWTR, from the exons ATGGCGACCATGGAGAACGTGATCGTGCTCGTCAACCGCATCCAGCGCGCCTGCACCGTCCTCGGCGAccacggcggcggggacggcgccGCCTCCCTCCCCACCCTGTGGGAAGCGCTCCCgtccgtcgccgtcgtcggtgGCCAG AGTTCGGGGAAATCATCGGTGCTGGAGAGCATCGTGGGGCGAGACTTCCTGCCCCGAGGATCTG GGATCGTGACGCGGAGGCCACTGGTGCTGCAGCTTCACAAGACGCAGGACGGGGCCCAAGAGTACGCCGAGTTCCTGCACCTGCCCAAACGCCGGTTCACTGATTTCT CTCTTGTGCGGAAGGAAATTGAAGATGAGACTGACAGGTTGACAGGAAAGACAAAGCAGATATCTCCTGTTCCAATTCACCTCAGCATATATTCTCCACATG TGGTCAACTTGACATTGATTGATCTGCCGGGTCTAACAAAAGTTGCTATAG AGGGGCAGCCTGAAAGCATTGTCCAGGATATAGAAAATATGGTGCGCTCATATGTTGACAAG CCCAATTGTATTATACTGGCCATATCTCCTGCCAACCAAGATATAGCAACATCGGATGCCATCAAGCTTGCTCGGGATGTTGATCCAACTG GTGAAAGGACATTTGGTGTGTTGACTAAGCTTGATTTGATGGACAAGGGAACAAATGCACTTGAT GTTCTTGAAGGAAGAGCTTACAGACTGCAGCATCCCTGGGTTGGCATTGTTAACCGCTCGCAAGCAGATATTAACAGGAATGTTGACATGATTATTGCTAGGAGAAAAGAGCAAGAGTTCTTTGCTTCTAGCCCTGACTATTCACATCTAGCCAGCAGGATGGGTTCAGAATATCTTGCTAAACTTCTTTCACAG CAATTAGAGGCTGTGATCAGAGCACGCATTCCAAGCATAACATCTTTGATAAACAAAACAATTGACGAGCTTGAATCTGAGATGGATCACCTTGGTAGACCTATTGCCTCTGATGCTGGG GCTCAATTGTACCTCATCTTGGAGCTTTGCCGTGCTTTTGACAAAATATTTAAGGAACATCTTGACGGAGG ACGACCTGGTGGTGATCGAATTTATGGGGTTTTTGATAATCAACTCCCTTCTGCTCTGCGGAAGCTTCCATTTGATCGTCACCTCTCTGTGCAAAATGTTAAGCGGGTTGTATCACAAGCAGATGGTTATCAGCCTCATTTAATTGCTCCTGAGCAAGGGTACCGTCGGCTGATTGAATCTGCTCTCAATTATTTTAGAGGACCAGCTGAAGCTTCTGTAGATGCT GTGCATTTTGTTTTGAAAGAGTTGGTGAGGATATCCATTGGGGAGACTCAG GAATTGAAAAGATTTCCAACTCTTCAAGCGGAGCTTGCTGCTGCATGCTATGAGGCCCTTGAGAGATTCCGTGAAGACAGCCGGAAAACTACTCTACGGTTGGTTGATATGGAGTCAGCATATTTGACGGTGGAGTTCTTCCGCAAGCTCCCACAGGAAATTGAAAAGACTGGACCTGGAAATCCTAGAGCTGCAAACCCTCCCCCTTCTTCAGATGATCGTTACACGGATGCACACTTCAGGAGGATTGCTTCTAATGTGTCCTCATACATTGGCATGGTATCTGAAACACTGAAGAATACTATCCCCAAGTCTGTTGTTCACTGTCAAGTCCGTGAAGCTAAGCGTTCCCTGCTTAACCATTTCTATACTCAAGTGGGCAGGAAAGAT GCTAAGCAACTTGCAGTACTCCTTGACGAGGATCCCGCCCTCATGGAGCGCAGGCTGCAATGCTTCAAAAGGCTTGAGCTGTACAAGTCTGCACGTGATGAGATTGATGCCGTGGCATGGACACGATGA
- the LOC112874324 gene encoding dynamin-related protein 1E-like isoform X2, giving the protein MVRSYVDKPNCIILAISPANQDIATSDAIKLARDVDPTGERTFGVLTKLDLMDKGTNALDVLEGRAYRLQHPWVGIVNRSQADINRNVDMIIARRKEQEFFASSPDYSHLASRMGSEYLAKLLSQQLEAVIRARIPSITSLINKTIDELESEMDHLGRPIASDAGAQLYLILELCRAFDKIFKEHLDGGRPGGDRIYGVFDNQLPSALRKLPFDRHLSVQNVKRVVSQADGYQPHLIAPEQGYRRLIESALNYFRGPAEASVDAVHFVLKELVRISIGETQELKRFPTLQAELAAACYEALERFREDSRKTTLRLVDMESAYLTVEFFRKLPQEIEKTGPGNPRAANPPPSSDDRYTDAHFRRIASNVSSYIGMVSETLKNTIPKSVVHCQVREAKRSLLNHFYTQVGRKDAKQLAVLLDEDPALMERRLQCFKRLELYKSARDEIDAVAWTR; this is encoded by the exons ATGGTGCGCTCATATGTTGACAAG CCCAATTGTATTATACTGGCCATATCTCCTGCCAACCAAGATATAGCAACATCGGATGCCATCAAGCTTGCTCGGGATGTTGATCCAACTG GTGAAAGGACATTTGGTGTGTTGACTAAGCTTGATTTGATGGACAAGGGAACAAATGCACTTGAT GTTCTTGAAGGAAGAGCTTACAGACTGCAGCATCCCTGGGTTGGCATTGTTAACCGCTCGCAAGCAGATATTAACAGGAATGTTGACATGATTATTGCTAGGAGAAAAGAGCAAGAGTTCTTTGCTTCTAGCCCTGACTATTCACATCTAGCCAGCAGGATGGGTTCAGAATATCTTGCTAAACTTCTTTCACAG CAATTAGAGGCTGTGATCAGAGCACGCATTCCAAGCATAACATCTTTGATAAACAAAACAATTGACGAGCTTGAATCTGAGATGGATCACCTTGGTAGACCTATTGCCTCTGATGCTGGG GCTCAATTGTACCTCATCTTGGAGCTTTGCCGTGCTTTTGACAAAATATTTAAGGAACATCTTGACGGAGG ACGACCTGGTGGTGATCGAATTTATGGGGTTTTTGATAATCAACTCCCTTCTGCTCTGCGGAAGCTTCCATTTGATCGTCACCTCTCTGTGCAAAATGTTAAGCGGGTTGTATCACAAGCAGATGGTTATCAGCCTCATTTAATTGCTCCTGAGCAAGGGTACCGTCGGCTGATTGAATCTGCTCTCAATTATTTTAGAGGACCAGCTGAAGCTTCTGTAGATGCT GTGCATTTTGTTTTGAAAGAGTTGGTGAGGATATCCATTGGGGAGACTCAG GAATTGAAAAGATTTCCAACTCTTCAAGCGGAGCTTGCTGCTGCATGCTATGAGGCCCTTGAGAGATTCCGTGAAGACAGCCGGAAAACTACTCTACGGTTGGTTGATATGGAGTCAGCATATTTGACGGTGGAGTTCTTCCGCAAGCTCCCACAGGAAATTGAAAAGACTGGACCTGGAAATCCTAGAGCTGCAAACCCTCCCCCTTCTTCAGATGATCGTTACACGGATGCACACTTCAGGAGGATTGCTTCTAATGTGTCCTCATACATTGGCATGGTATCTGAAACACTGAAGAATACTATCCCCAAGTCTGTTGTTCACTGTCAAGTCCGTGAAGCTAAGCGTTCCCTGCTTAACCATTTCTATACTCAAGTGGGCAGGAAAGAT GCTAAGCAACTTGCAGTACTCCTTGACGAGGATCCCGCCCTCATGGAGCGCAGGCTGCAATGCTTCAAAAGGCTTGAGCTGTACAAGTCTGCACGTGATGAGATTGATGCCGTGGCATGGACACGATGA
- the LOC112874325 gene encoding uncharacterized protein LOC112874325 — protein MRCKLHPYANAVGVCAPCLRDRLLALAAERAQAAEASSDGGSSSYGSSPPPLPARRRHHAAEGGFPRSVSPYAAHRRSDACAYATSSSQQQPNLLFFRTPQVGPAAAAFRPDEPVEEGRGRKRAAQRRSFLSAIFGGGRRHHGGEEPAKKEPPRRSTSWLSAIIRRKRRPVDLSAAASFPAPPAQPDEEPESPGGGGSSSSWWFPSPSPARQPHRRRHGGGAGASGDGISGFAVCLSPLVRPSSAGGRRRCQPPDPSAMGDSHRRHASAGGAASFGRNTSRKLADMGRFR, from the coding sequence ATGAGGTGCAAGCTCCACCCCTACGCCAACGCCGTGGGCGTCTGCGCGCCCTGCCTCCGCGACCGCCTCCTCGCGCTCGCCGCCGAGCGCGCGCAGGCCGCCGAGGCCAGCAGCGACGGCGGGAGCAGCAGCTACGGCAGCTCGCCCCCGCCGCTGCCCGCGCGGCGGCGCCACCACGCCGCGGAAGGGGGGTTCCCGCGCTCCGTCTCGCCGTACGCCGCGCACCGGCGCTCCGACGCCTGCGCGTACGCGACCTCCTCGTCGCAGCAGCAGCCCAACCTGCTCTTCTTCCGCACGCCGCAGGTCggccccgccgcggccgccttCCGCCCCGACGAGCCCGTGGAGGAGGGCCGCggcaggaagagggccgcgcaGAGGCGGTCCTTCCTGTCAGCGATCTTCGGCGGCGGCAGACGGCACCACGGCGGGGAAGAGCCGGCCAAGAAGGAGCCTCCCCGGCGGTCCACCTCGTGGCTCTCCGCGATCATCCGCCGCAAGCGGAGGCCGGTGGACCTGTCCGCGGCGGCATCcttccccgcgccgccggcgcagcCGGACGAGGAGCCCGAgtcccccggcggcggcggcagcagcagcagctggtggttcccctcgccgtcgccggccagGCAGCCGCACCGTcgccggcacggcggcggcgcgggcgccagCGGGGACGGGATCTCGGGGTTCGCGGTGTGCCTGAGCCCGCTGGTCCGGCCCAGctccgccggcggccggcgccggtGCCAGCCGCCGGACCCATCCGCCATGGGGGACAGCCACCGGCGCCACGCGTCCGCCGGGGGCGCCGCGTCGTTCGGGCGCAACACCTCCCGGAAGCTCGCCGACATGGGCAGGTTCCGATGA
- the LOC112875465 gene encoding nuclear intron maturase 2, mitochondrial: protein MPPPRRALLTSLLRLRAFSSIASPHPHPPAPPRRHQFVADPTASTSRSVVGAIGGGSGNPLDPTQLLRDDPVAITASLWVSSFRAAAAAAASAAAPASSTPAPPQSLTPFLSRLELWVLAYQKAYADETGSYLPRSSIPASTLASLHSLRNAVLDARFRFGNRLTPFLQSPRAANAPDPATLSKRKLRALLTTPGPPPFQDRVVQELLLLLLEPVYEARFSPKSFAFRPGRSPHAAIRTIRRSFAPYLWYIKGDLSPLLHSPDPALVVGALIRDVRDKKVVDLIRSALLNPVVTASDDAGVKKKKTKRKYQKKKVLPEGEPKPDPYWLQTFFGFAPEEAQMQPDWGHCGVLSPLLANVCLDELDKWMEEKIKEFYKPSKSDVVGGDDGIEQGNTSWPEFVPTSGPDKTRKVDYIRYGGHFLIGVRGPRADAAVLRKQLVEFCDQRFRIKLDNENLPIEHITKGIMFLDHVLCRRVVYPTLRYTATGGKIISEKGVGTLLSVTASLKQCIKQFRKLEFLKGDREPDPQPCFRMFHATQAHTNSQMNKLLLTMAEWYRYADNRKKVVNFCSYIIRGSLAKLYAAKYKLRSRAKVYKIASRNLSRPLKDKKGQSPEYHNLLRMGLVDSIDGLQYTRMSMVPDPDYTPLPSGWRPDHEKILLEYIKLTDQQTLEEQRACIREEGLITPQDYISMLVWGYKKNAVLLPSSKASDAHGSTEDLGSDTDELGEKELGNEGCQRFPKFAEMS, encoded by the coding sequence atgccgccgcctcgccgcgcgcTTCTCACCTCTCTCCTCCGCCTCCGGGCCTTCTCCTCCATAGCCTCTCCCCACCCCCACCCACCCGCTCCCCCGCGGCGGCACCAGTTTGTCGCCGACCCCACCGCCTCCACAAGCCGAAGCGTCGTCGGGGCCATCGGTGGCGGGAGCGGGAACCCCTTGGACCCAACGCAGCTCCTCCGCGACGACCCGGTGGCAATCACAGCCTCACTCTGGGTCTCCTccttccgcgccgccgccgccgccgccgcttccgccgccgcccctgcctcgtCCACCCCTGCACCGCCACAGTCACTCACCCCCTTTCTCTCGCGCCTCGAGCTGTGGGTGCTCGCCTACCAGAAGGCGTACGCCGACGAGACCGGCTCCTACCTGCCGCGCTCCTCCATCCCGGCCTCCACGCTCGCCTCCCTCCACTCGCTCCGCAACGCCGTCCTCGACGCTCGATTCCGCTTCGGCAACCGCCTCACCCCCTTCCTCCAGtccccgcgcgccgccaacGCGCCCGACCCCGCCACCCTCTCGAAGCGTAAGCTCCGCGCCCTCCTCACAACCCCCGGTCCGCCGCCTTTCCAGGACCGCGTCGTGCAGgagctgctcctgctcctgctcgaGCCAGTCTACGAGGCCAGGTTCTCACCGAAGTCCTTCGCCTTCCGCCCTGGTCGATCCCCGCATGCCGCTATCCGCACCATCCGCCGCAGCTTTGCGCCATACCTCTGGTATATCAAGGGCGACCTCTCCCCACTCCTGCACTCGCCTGATCCTGCACTTGTGGTCGGTGCGCTTATCCGTGATGTGCGTGATAAGAAGGTGGTGGATTTGATCCGCTCGGCGCTACTCAACCCGGTTGTGACTGCAAGTGATGATGCCGGGGTaaagaagaagaaaacaaaGAGGAAGTACCAGAAGAAGAAGGTGCTGCCAGAGGGGGAGCCTAAGCCTGACCCTTACTGGTTGCAGACATTCTTCGGGTTTGCACCAGAGGAGGCACAGATGCAGCCTGATTGGGGACATTGTGGCGTGCTGAGCCCATTGCTTGCAAATGTGTGCCTGGATGAGCTTGATAAGTGGATGgaagagaagattaaggagttTTACAAGCCATCCAAGTCGGATGTTGTGGGAGGGGATGATGGTATTGAGCAAGGTAATACATCATGGCCGGAGTTTGTTCCCACGAGTGGTCCTGACAAGACAAGGAAGGTGGACTACATTCGATATGGTGGGCATTTCTTGATTGGTGTGAGGGGGCCAAGAGCTGATGCAGCGGTGCTCCGGAAGCAGCTTGTTGAATTTTGTGATCAGCGGTTCCGGATCAAACTTGATAACGAAAACCTCCCTATTGAGCACATCACTAAAGGGATCATGTTCCTAGATCATGTGCTGTGCCGTCGAGTTGTGTATCCAACACTGCGTTACACAGCCACAGGTGGAAAGATCATAAGTGAGAAGGGGGTTGGTACACTGCTATCGGTGACAGCTAGTTTGAAGCAGTGCATCAAACAGTTCAGAAAACTTGAGTTTTTGAAAGGAGACCGGGAACCAGACCCACAACCATGCTTCCGTATGTTCCATGCCACACAAGCTCATACAAATTCTCAGATGAATAAGCTTTTATTGACAATGGCAGAGTGGTACCGCTACGCTGATAATCGCAAGAAGGTTGTTAACTTCTGCTCTTATATTATAAGGGGTTCTTTGGCAAAGTTATATGCTGCCAAGTACAAGCTGCGGTCAAGGGCAAAGGTCTATAAGATTGCATCAAGGAACCTCAGTCGGCCATTGAAGGATAAGAAAGGACAGTCACCAGAGTATCACAATCTTCTGAGAATGGGCCTTGTGGACTCAATTGATGGTCTTCAGTATACAAGGATGTCGATGGTTCCTGATCCTGATTATACACCGTTACCTAGTGGATGGCGGCCAGATCATGAGAAGATTTTGCTGGAGTATATAAAGCTCACAGATCAACAGACATTGGAGGAGCAGCGAGCTTGCATTAGAGAGGAGGGGCTTATAACACCACAAGATTATATTTCAATGCTTGTATGGGGCTACAAGAAAAATGCAGTGTTACTTCCTTCTTCAAAAGCTAGTGATGCCCATGGATCCACGGAAGACCTTGGTTCAGATACAGATGAATTGGGTGAAAAAGAACTAGGAAATGAGGGCTGTCAGCGTTTCCCAAAGTTTGCTGAGATGTCATGA